The Microbacterium horticulturae genome has a window encoding:
- the lipB gene encoding lipoyl(octanoyl) transferase LipB has translation MLEIHHAGLAPEYVPYRDGWALQRRIHAEVAAGTRPDTMIVLEHEAVYTAGKRTEMHERPQDGTEVIDVDRGGKITWHGPGQLVGYPIVRLVEPIDVVAHVRRIERLLIAALAEHGVDGYQVAGRSGVWVRRPLSEDKIAAIGVRVEKGVTMHGFAINCDNSLAGFRNIIPCGISDAGVTTVSEVVGRDVAPADILDTVTGVFLDEYAEVPV, from the coding sequence GTGCTTGAAATCCACCATGCCGGGCTTGCACCCGAGTACGTGCCATACCGCGACGGGTGGGCATTGCAACGCCGCATCCACGCGGAGGTGGCGGCGGGCACACGGCCCGACACCATGATCGTGCTCGAGCACGAGGCGGTGTACACGGCGGGCAAACGCACCGAGATGCACGAGCGCCCCCAGGACGGTACCGAGGTCATCGACGTCGATCGCGGCGGCAAGATCACCTGGCACGGTCCAGGGCAGCTGGTCGGCTATCCGATCGTGCGGCTGGTCGAGCCCATCGACGTCGTGGCGCACGTGCGCCGCATCGAGCGGCTGCTCATCGCGGCGCTGGCCGAGCACGGCGTCGACGGCTACCAGGTCGCCGGTCGCAGCGGCGTCTGGGTGCGGCGTCCCCTGTCCGAGGACAAGATCGCGGCGATCGGCGTGCGCGTCGAGAAGGGTGTGACGATGCACGGCTTCGCGATCAACTGCGACAACTCGCTGGCCGGGTTCCGCAACATCATTCCGTGCGGCATCAGCGATGCCGGTGTCACCACGGTCAGTGAGGTGGTGGGGAGGGATGTCGCGCCCGCCGACATCCTCGACACCGTGACCGGTGTGTTCCTCGACGAGTACGCCGAGGTGCCCGTATGA
- a CDS encoding TetR/AcrR family transcriptional regulator, translating into MSHPSTRPGRPKASSHETLAEAACELFLEQGFAATSVADITRRAGVSRSSFFNYFSSKSDILWAAFDERVDAAARALSRGVDVRTALSSIADGFAPDALALAIVNAEQMGIAEELEREAAVRRARIGEHVARRAVSDGMDPLGADVVGAACGGAVWAAVRAWAHDGAGRAPLSPAMDRALAIALILLP; encoded by the coding sequence GTGTCCCATCCGTCCACCCGTCCCGGCCGCCCGAAGGCGTCGTCGCACGAGACCCTGGCCGAAGCCGCATGCGAACTGTTCCTCGAGCAGGGGTTCGCGGCGACGTCCGTGGCCGACATCACGCGGCGCGCCGGGGTCAGTCGGTCGAGCTTCTTCAATTACTTCTCCTCGAAGAGCGACATCCTCTGGGCGGCGTTCGATGAGCGGGTGGATGCCGCGGCCCGGGCGCTCTCGCGCGGAGTCGATGTGCGCACAGCGCTCAGTTCGATCGCCGATGGCTTCGCCCCCGACGCCCTCGCGCTGGCGATCGTCAACGCCGAGCAGATGGGCATCGCCGAAGAACTGGAGCGCGAGGCAGCGGTGCGCCGGGCACGCATCGGCGAGCACGTGGCCCGACGGGCCGTGAGCGACGGCATGGACCCGTTGGGCGCCGACGTCGTCGGCGCCGCATGCGGGGGCGCCGTCTGGGCCGCGGTGCGCGCGTGGGCGCATGACGGAGCCGGCCGCGCGCCGCTGTCTCCGGCGATGGATCGGGCGCTCGCGATCGCGCTCATCCTGCTCCCGTAG
- a CDS encoding GNAT family N-acetyltransferase, with product MTDTITPPQIRVPDGVELRRLVIPQTLDAADAADFVEMVRVRNAVYREINGNDDDANTPDEILPNYQDQKYEQNLLWLLLRDGMVVGRAILTLPGEEGSRVAFVNIEMMRDAWGHGVGSAAAALLEQAAADAGRTVLQAWAMHTGEEGDRLTPPTGFGTVPLDHTARFLQRRGYRLEQIERKSALELNAQTHARVDELLAQAQRAAVGYRIVQWTAPTPAEHIDGYGLMKERMITDAPAAGIEFDEEVWDAARIADHEKPYLASRRTLHVTAAQHVESGELVAFNELVIGADRTETTHQEDTLVRADHRGHRLGMLVKCSALHDWRDFAPESPRVVTYNAEENRPMLDINEAIGFVPVSYNGAWKKVLTA from the coding sequence ATGACCGACACCATCACGCCGCCCCAGATTCGCGTTCCCGACGGAGTCGAGCTGCGTCGGCTGGTCATCCCGCAGACGCTGGATGCCGCCGACGCGGCCGACTTCGTCGAGATGGTGCGCGTGCGCAATGCCGTCTACCGAGAGATCAACGGCAACGACGACGACGCCAACACGCCCGACGAGATCCTGCCCAACTATCAGGACCAGAAGTACGAGCAGAACCTGCTCTGGCTGCTGCTACGCGATGGCATGGTGGTCGGCCGCGCCATTTTGACGCTCCCCGGTGAGGAGGGCTCCCGCGTCGCGTTCGTGAACATCGAGATGATGCGGGATGCCTGGGGCCACGGCGTCGGTTCCGCTGCGGCGGCGCTGCTCGAGCAGGCGGCCGCCGATGCCGGTCGCACCGTTCTCCAAGCGTGGGCCATGCACACGGGCGAGGAGGGCGACCGCCTCACCCCGCCCACCGGCTTCGGCACCGTGCCGCTCGACCACACCGCGCGGTTTCTGCAACGGCGTGGCTACCGGCTCGAACAGATCGAGCGCAAGAGCGCCCTCGAACTGAACGCGCAGACGCACGCCCGCGTCGACGAGCTGCTCGCTCAGGCTCAGCGAGCAGCCGTCGGCTATCGCATCGTGCAGTGGACGGCGCCCACGCCCGCCGAGCACATCGACGGCTACGGGCTGATGAAGGAGCGCATGATCACCGACGCACCGGCCGCCGGTATCGAGTTCGACGAGGAGGTGTGGGATGCCGCTCGCATCGCAGACCACGAGAAGCCCTACCTTGCATCGCGTCGTACCCTCCACGTCACCGCGGCGCAGCACGTCGAGTCCGGCGAGCTCGTGGCCTTCAACGAGCTGGTCATCGGCGCCGACCGCACGGAGACCACGCATCAAGAAGACACCCTGGTGCGCGCCGATCATCGCGGCCACCGCCTCGGCATGCTCGTCAAGTGCAGCGCGCTGCACGATTGGCGCGACTTCGCGCCGGAGTCACCGCGCGTGGTCACCTACAACGCGGAAGAGAACCGGCCGATGCTCGACATCAACGAGGCGATCGGCTTTGTTCCTGTGTCGTACAACGGCGCATGGAAGAAGGTGCTCACAGCCTGA
- the ffh gene encoding signal recognition particle protein, with protein sequence MATFGTLSDRLTETFRNLRTKGKLTPADVDGTVREIRRALLDADVALTVVKDFTAKVRERALSDEVNRALNPAQQVVQIVNEELIAILGGEQRRLQFAKNPPTVIMLAGLQGSGKTTFAGKLAKQLEKDGHTPLLIAADLQRPNAVNQLQVVAEQAGAAIYAPEPGNGVGDPVRVARDGVEHARRAQHDTVIIDTAGRLGVDAELMKQAADIRTATDPDEVLFVIDAMIGQDAVNTAKAFQDGVDFTGVVLSKLDGDARGGAALSVASVTGRPIIFASTGEGLDDLEPFHPDRMASRILDLGDILTLIEQAQQAFDEDEARKVAEKLATEQFTLEDFLEQMQQMRKMGSMKKMLGMLPGMGQMKQQLDDFDEREIDRTEAIIRSMTPAERRNTKLLNGSRRLRIANGAGMTVTDVNQLVQRFEQAAKMMKTVARGGVPNIPGMGSMGKPGATSKRGKQQKKKGSRSGNPAKRAAENAGLATEPAEQTGSGFGLSGKKTPTADDIAELQKMLGNH encoded by the coding sequence ATGGCTACCTTCGGCACTCTCTCCGATCGGCTCACCGAGACCTTCCGCAACCTGCGAACCAAGGGCAAGCTCACGCCCGCCGACGTCGACGGCACGGTCCGCGAGATCCGGCGCGCGCTGCTCGACGCGGATGTCGCGCTGACGGTCGTCAAGGATTTCACCGCGAAGGTGCGCGAACGGGCGCTCTCCGACGAGGTCAATCGTGCGCTGAACCCCGCGCAGCAGGTCGTCCAGATCGTCAATGAGGAACTCATCGCGATCCTCGGCGGCGAGCAGCGCCGACTGCAGTTCGCCAAGAACCCGCCGACGGTCATCATGCTCGCCGGCCTCCAGGGATCGGGTAAGACGACCTTCGCGGGCAAGCTCGCCAAGCAGCTGGAGAAGGACGGTCACACACCGCTGCTGATCGCCGCGGACCTGCAGCGGCCGAACGCCGTGAACCAGCTGCAGGTGGTCGCCGAGCAGGCGGGAGCCGCGATCTACGCGCCCGAGCCTGGCAACGGCGTCGGCGACCCGGTGCGCGTCGCGCGCGACGGCGTCGAGCACGCCCGTCGCGCCCAGCACGACACCGTCATCATCGACACGGCCGGTCGCCTGGGTGTCGACGCCGAGCTCATGAAGCAGGCCGCCGACATCCGCACGGCGACCGACCCCGATGAGGTGTTGTTCGTCATCGACGCGATGATCGGCCAGGATGCCGTCAACACCGCGAAGGCGTTCCAAGACGGCGTCGACTTCACCGGCGTCGTGCTGTCGAAGCTCGACGGCGATGCCCGCGGCGGGGCGGCGCTCTCGGTGGCATCCGTCACCGGGCGCCCGATCATCTTCGCGTCGACGGGGGAGGGGCTCGATGACCTCGAGCCGTTCCACCCCGACCGCATGGCCAGCCGCATCCTCGACCTCGGCGACATCCTCACCCTCATCGAACAGGCGCAGCAGGCGTTCGACGAGGATGAAGCCCGGAAGGTCGCTGAGAAGCTCGCGACTGAGCAGTTCACGCTCGAGGACTTCCTCGAGCAGATGCAGCAGATGCGCAAGATGGGCTCGATGAAGAAGATGCTCGGCATGCTGCCGGGCATGGGCCAGATGAAGCAGCAGCTCGACGACTTCGACGAGCGCGAGATCGACCGCACCGAGGCGATCATCCGCTCGATGACCCCCGCGGAGCGACGCAACACCAAGCTGCTGAACGGATCGCGGCGCCTGCGCATCGCGAACGGTGCAGGCATGACCGTCACCGATGTGAACCAGCTCGTGCAGCGGTTCGAGCAGGCGGCGAAGATGATGAAGACGGTCGCCCGCGGAGGCGTTCCCAACATTCCGGGCATGGGCTCGATGGGAAAGCCCGGGGCCACCAGCAAGCGCGGTAAGCAGCAGAAGAAGAAGGGCTCGCGCTCGGGCAACCCCGCCAAGCGCGCCGCCGAGAACGCCGGGCTGGCTACCGAGCCGGCCGAGCAGACCGGCTCGGGCTTCGGGCTCAGCGGCAAGAAGACGCCCACCGCCGACGACATCGCCGAGCTGCAGAAGATGCTCGGCAACCACTGA
- a CDS encoding DUF2004 domain-containing protein: MAIEHDYFGLLESGPDGSIFWSETIELGDQAVSVDLTAPDEDDVSAAALDVAAAMITSLEDVDRSARSAMLSELDDRTSEVIEFILQQQEQLGDDLEDFLVDISGDTHVDIIRSLRLMSMTILADEHGGTDPFAVLEYALDPDATDDVLLVNLNTDGDVQSVTSAD, translated from the coding sequence ATGGCGATCGAACACGACTATTTCGGACTTCTCGAATCCGGCCCGGACGGTTCGATCTTCTGGTCCGAGACCATCGAGCTGGGCGATCAGGCGGTGTCGGTGGATCTCACCGCGCCCGACGAGGACGATGTCTCCGCCGCCGCGCTCGACGTCGCCGCGGCGATGATCACGTCGCTGGAAGATGTCGACCGTTCCGCCCGCAGCGCGATGCTGTCAGAGCTCGACGATCGGACCAGCGAGGTCATCGAGTTCATCCTTCAGCAGCAGGAGCAGCTCGGCGACGACCTCGAGGACTTCCTCGTCGATATCTCCGGCGACACGCACGTCGACATCATCCGCTCGCTGCGGTTGATGAGCATGACGATCCTCGCGGACGAGCACGGCGGGACGGACCCGTTCGCCGTGCTCGAGTACGCGCTGGACCCCGACGCCACCGACGACGTGCTGCTGGTCAACCTCAACACCGACGGCGACGTGCAGTCGGTCACCAGCGCCGACTGA
- the smc gene encoding chromosome segregation protein SMC, translating to MHLKSVTLKGFKSFAQPTTFVLEPGVTAIVGPNGSGKSNVVDALAWVMGEQGAKTLRGGKMEDVIFAGTSTRGPLGRAEVQLTIDNADGALPIEYAEVTISRTLFRNGASEYAINGQSCRLLDVQELLSDSGLGREMHVIVGQGRLDTVLQASPEDRRGFIEEAAGILKHRRRKEKTVRKLQAMEANLTRLNDLAGELRRQLKPLGRQAEIAREAATIAAVVRDAKARLFADELVGLRTELAAAAASEQERHSERLVLQDRAETLHAGIEQREADQRSEAVDRARSVVYALEQVQERLRGLYTLAGQRLSLLAEDDEALGPQQTVSQASIDEVRAGIDEIASGLDAAQDAAADAARAVVRARGELDALDADIAAQSALVSEHDMKITSLRGTAEAAASALAAVEQAVARQQNALDAAQTRRADTQRALDEIDPESVSDAASAEHAGAYERAQRDATDAETAVGELREKLHAAEREKESLTAQTRALSRALDVRGGAAEIVARGDAGVRGLVSDAVEVSGGWEAAIASVLGPIAEGVLVDDAGVALEVARSVGEGDVGVVDIAIADGARLTDTAAIAGLTPAAEVVTAPDGVRGLLAGVYLAEDLDAARTAVDAAESPITAVTRSGELVTPFRLRAGSGEGRSRIELRAERDAAADRLDEVTVVVDSLREALGAVQAQQEDARRKAKATLQALRQHDADLAAHAEKANRAMVRNEAAVAECERLEASLRQAEAAVEEARVSARTAQEQLDTALEAPRPILDASARDGMLAELEATREAEMTARLEVETLKERIRAEEMRADGLERQREREKAAAAAAARRAVLRRAQREVAAGVADRLPPLLDSVDRSVSEARVELAAAESARTALTAELSQLRTDEASVRERLAGLTENVHGLELQIHEKKLHVTSLLERVRSELGLEEDILVSEYGPDQPVPAALDEDEPVPFERKAQAKRLQDAERKLAQLGRVNPLALEEFEALEQRHKFLTEQLGDLTQTRKDLLTIIEELDERMQSIFLAAFEDTRQAFTEVFPILFPGGTGSISLTNPDDPLTTGIEVAVRPVGKKIERLSLLSGGERSLAAVALLTAIFKARPSPFYILDEVEAALDDANLGRLLGVFEQLRASSQLIVITHQKRTMEIADALYGVSMRQDGVSAVVGQRVGDRKVREQEPATV from the coding sequence ATGCACCTGAAGAGCGTGACGCTCAAGGGGTTCAAGTCGTTCGCCCAGCCCACGACCTTCGTCCTCGAGCCCGGCGTGACGGCCATTGTCGGTCCGAACGGCTCGGGCAAGTCGAATGTCGTCGACGCTCTCGCGTGGGTCATGGGCGAGCAGGGGGCCAAGACCCTTCGCGGCGGCAAGATGGAGGACGTCATCTTCGCCGGCACCTCGACCCGCGGCCCGCTGGGGCGTGCGGAGGTGCAGCTCACCATCGACAACGCCGACGGCGCGCTGCCGATCGAATACGCCGAGGTGACGATCAGTCGAACCCTCTTCCGCAACGGTGCCAGCGAGTATGCGATCAACGGCCAGAGCTGCCGGCTGCTCGACGTGCAGGAGCTGCTGAGCGACTCGGGCCTTGGCCGTGAGATGCACGTGATTGTCGGTCAGGGCCGACTCGACACGGTGCTGCAGGCCAGCCCCGAAGACCGTCGCGGCTTCATCGAAGAAGCCGCCGGCATCCTCAAGCACCGGCGCCGCAAAGAGAAGACCGTCCGCAAGCTGCAGGCGATGGAAGCGAATCTCACTCGACTCAACGACCTCGCCGGTGAACTGCGTCGACAGCTCAAGCCACTGGGCCGGCAGGCGGAGATCGCCCGCGAGGCGGCGACGATAGCGGCGGTCGTCCGCGACGCGAAGGCTCGGCTGTTCGCCGATGAACTGGTCGGTCTGCGCACCGAGCTCGCGGCCGCGGCCGCGAGCGAGCAGGAGCGGCATTCGGAGCGTCTCGTGCTGCAAGACCGTGCGGAGACCCTGCACGCCGGCATAGAGCAACGCGAGGCGGACCAGCGCTCCGAGGCCGTGGATCGCGCGCGCAGCGTCGTCTACGCACTCGAGCAGGTGCAGGAGCGCCTGCGCGGGCTCTACACGCTCGCCGGTCAGCGCCTTTCGCTGCTGGCCGAGGACGACGAGGCTCTCGGTCCTCAGCAGACGGTGAGCCAGGCCTCGATCGACGAGGTGCGCGCGGGAATCGACGAGATCGCATCGGGGCTGGATGCCGCGCAGGATGCCGCGGCCGACGCGGCACGCGCGGTGGTGCGGGCGCGCGGAGAGCTGGATGCGCTCGATGCGGACATCGCCGCGCAGAGCGCTCTCGTGTCGGAGCACGACATGAAGATCACGAGCCTGCGCGGCACTGCCGAGGCTGCGGCATCCGCCCTCGCCGCCGTCGAGCAGGCGGTCGCCCGCCAGCAGAACGCGTTGGATGCCGCGCAGACACGGCGCGCCGACACGCAGCGCGCTCTAGACGAGATCGATCCCGAGTCGGTCTCGGACGCCGCCTCGGCCGAGCATGCCGGCGCGTACGAGCGTGCACAGCGCGACGCCACCGACGCGGAGACGGCCGTGGGAGAGCTGCGCGAGAAGCTGCATGCCGCCGAGCGCGAGAAGGAGTCACTGACCGCGCAGACGAGGGCGCTCTCGCGTGCGCTGGACGTGCGCGGCGGTGCCGCGGAGATCGTCGCGCGCGGCGATGCCGGAGTGCGGGGTCTCGTCTCGGACGCGGTCGAGGTCTCCGGCGGATGGGAAGCCGCGATCGCTTCGGTGCTCGGACCGATCGCAGAGGGCGTGCTCGTCGACGACGCGGGTGTGGCGCTCGAGGTCGCCCGGAGCGTGGGAGAGGGCGACGTGGGGGTCGTCGACATCGCCATCGCAGACGGGGCGCGCCTCACAGACACGGCGGCGATCGCGGGTCTCACACCGGCCGCCGAGGTGGTCACAGCACCGGACGGCGTGCGGGGCCTGCTGGCCGGCGTGTACCTCGCTGAGGATCTGGACGCGGCGCGAACGGCTGTGGACGCAGCTGAGAGCCCGATCACCGCCGTCACGCGCTCCGGCGAGCTGGTGACGCCGTTCCGCCTGCGGGCCGGTTCGGGCGAGGGCCGCTCGCGCATCGAACTGCGTGCCGAGCGGGACGCCGCCGCCGACCGGCTCGACGAGGTGACCGTGGTCGTCGACTCACTGCGTGAAGCGCTCGGCGCGGTGCAGGCGCAGCAGGAAGACGCGCGCCGCAAGGCGAAGGCGACGCTGCAGGCTCTGCGCCAGCATGACGCGGACCTTGCCGCCCATGCCGAGAAGGCCAACCGTGCGATGGTCCGCAACGAGGCCGCCGTGGCGGAGTGTGAACGACTGGAGGCGTCACTGCGTCAGGCGGAGGCGGCGGTTGAAGAAGCACGTGTCTCGGCGCGGACCGCGCAGGAGCAGCTGGATACCGCGCTCGAAGCGCCACGGCCGATCCTCGACGCGTCGGCGCGCGACGGTATGCTCGCCGAACTCGAGGCGACCCGCGAGGCAGAGATGACCGCGCGCCTGGAGGTCGAGACGCTCAAGGAGCGCATCCGCGCCGAAGAGATGCGCGCAGACGGTCTTGAGCGCCAGCGCGAGCGGGAGAAAGCGGCAGCGGCCGCGGCCGCGCGGCGCGCCGTGCTCCGTCGTGCACAGCGCGAGGTGGCGGCGGGGGTGGCCGACAGGCTCCCGCCTCTGCTCGACTCGGTGGACCGCTCCGTGAGCGAGGCGCGCGTCGAGCTGGCAGCGGCTGAGTCGGCTCGCACCGCGCTCACGGCGGAGCTGTCGCAGCTGCGTACCGATGAGGCATCCGTCCGCGAGCGGCTGGCGGGACTCACCGAGAACGTCCACGGCCTCGAGCTGCAGATCCACGAGAAGAAGCTCCACGTCACCAGTCTGTTGGAGCGCGTGCGGTCGGAACTCGGGCTTGAAGAAGACATTCTCGTTTCGGAATATGGACCGGACCAGCCCGTTCCCGCGGCTCTGGACGAAGACGAACCGGTCCCGTTCGAGCGGAAGGCGCAAGCGAAGCGCCTGCAGGACGCCGAGCGCAAGCTCGCGCAGCTGGGGCGTGTGAACCCGCTTGCACTGGAAGAGTTCGAGGCGCTTGAGCAGCGGCACAAGTTCCTCACAGAGCAGCTGGGCGACCTGACGCAGACCCGCAAGGACCTGCTCACGATCATCGAGGAACTCGACGAGCGCATGCAGTCGATCTTCCTCGCGGCGTTCGAGGACACCCGGCAGGCGTTCACGGAGGTGTTCCCGATCCTCTTCCCAGGCGGCACCGGCAGCATCTCGCTCACGAACCCCGACGATCCCCTCACGACGGGGATCGAGGTCGCGGTGCGGCCGGTCGGCAAGAAGATCGAGCGGCTCTCGCTGCTCTCCGGCGGCGAGAGGTCGCTGGCGGCGGTCGCCCTCCTGACCGCGATCTTCAAAGCGCGGCCGAGCCCGTTCTACATCCTCGACGAGGTGGAGGCCGCGCTCGACGACGCCAACCTGGGTCGCCTGCTCGGCGTGTTCGAGCAGTTGCGCGCCTCGAGCCAGCTCATCGTCATCACCCATCAGAAGCGCACGATGGAGATCGCCGATGCGCTGTACGGCGTCTCGATGCGTCAGGACGGCGTCTCGGCCGTCGTCGGGCAGCGCGTGGGCGACCGCAAGGTGCGCGAGCAGGAACCCGCCACCGTCTGA
- the ftsY gene encoding signal recognition particle-docking protein FtsY yields the protein MAEKWSLGRALRGMFVKPTIDETTWEDLETALLIADFGPDITERIVDELREKVDRFHTTDPRDLQRMLKETLEEHFAKFDTTLKLTERPAVVLVVGVNGVGKTTTIGKFAKFLQRYNRSVVVGAADTFRAAAVDQLATWAERSGAAIVRPQQEGQDPASVAFQTIEYANRTGTEIVIVDTAGRLHTKGGLMDELTKIRRVIEKQAPISEVLLVLDATTGQNGVMQAEAFLEHAGVTGLVLTKLDGSAKGGFVLAVQERTGIPVKLLGQGEGIGDLTGFTPHVFAASLVE from the coding sequence ATGGCGGAGAAGTGGTCACTGGGACGCGCATTGCGCGGCATGTTCGTCAAGCCGACGATCGATGAGACGACGTGGGAAGACCTCGAGACCGCGCTGCTGATAGCCGACTTCGGCCCCGACATCACCGAGCGCATCGTCGACGAGCTGCGCGAGAAGGTCGACCGGTTCCACACGACCGACCCGCGTGATCTGCAGCGGATGCTGAAGGAGACCCTCGAGGAGCACTTCGCCAAGTTCGACACGACACTGAAGCTCACCGAGCGCCCTGCCGTGGTGCTCGTGGTGGGCGTGAACGGTGTCGGCAAGACGACCACGATCGGCAAGTTCGCGAAGTTCCTGCAGCGGTACAACCGCTCGGTCGTGGTCGGCGCCGCCGACACGTTCCGGGCCGCCGCCGTCGACCAGCTCGCGACCTGGGCGGAACGCTCGGGTGCGGCGATCGTGCGCCCGCAGCAGGAGGGGCAGGACCCGGCATCCGTCGCCTTCCAGACCATCGAGTACGCGAATCGCACCGGCACGGAGATCGTGATCGTCGACACGGCCGGCCGCCTGCACACCAAGGGCGGCCTGATGGACGAGCTGACGAAGATCCGGCGTGTGATCGAGAAGCAGGCGCCGATCAGCGAAGTGCTGCTGGTGCTGGATGCCACGACCGGGCAGAACGGCGTGATGCAGGCCGAAGCGTTCCTCGAGCACGCGGGAGTGACGGGTCTGGTCCTGACCAAGCTCGACGGCTCGGCGAAGGGCGGCTTCGTGCTCGCCGTGCAGGAGCGCACGGGGATCCCGGTGAAGCTGCTCGGCCAGGGCGAGGGGATCGGCGATCTCACCGGCTTCACTCCGCACGTGTTCGCCGCGTCGCTGGTCGAATGA
- the lipA gene encoding lipoyl synthase, whose protein sequence is MSAAPDGRRMLRLEVRNAQTPIERKPEWIKTRAKMGPQYSELQQLVRSEDLHTVCQEAGCPNIYECWEDREATFLIGGSQCTRRCAFCQIDTGKPAAFDVDEPRRVAESVNRMGLRYATVTSVARDDLPDTGAWLNAETVRQIHEKNPHTGVEILANEHNADPAFLGQIFDARPEVFAHNLETVPRLFKLIRPAFRYERSLNVLTQSREAGLITKSNLILGMGEEPAEVVEAMQDLHDAGCDILTITQYLRPTPRHHPIDRWVKPDEFIEYKQEAERIGFLGVLAGPLVRSSYRAGRLWAQSMISKGREIPEHLAHIAADVHVERGFAQAV, encoded by the coding sequence ATGAGCGCCGCACCTGACGGGCGCCGCATGCTGCGCCTCGAGGTCCGCAATGCCCAGACTCCCATCGAGCGCAAGCCGGAGTGGATCAAGACCCGCGCGAAGATGGGTCCGCAGTACTCCGAGCTGCAGCAGCTCGTGCGCAGCGAAGACCTGCACACGGTCTGCCAGGAAGCGGGATGTCCGAACATCTACGAGTGCTGGGAGGACCGCGAGGCCACCTTCCTCATCGGCGGTTCGCAGTGCACCCGCCGTTGCGCGTTCTGTCAGATCGACACCGGCAAGCCGGCCGCGTTCGACGTGGACGAGCCGCGACGCGTGGCCGAGAGCGTCAACCGGATGGGACTGCGCTACGCCACGGTCACCAGCGTCGCCCGCGACGACCTGCCCGACACAGGAGCATGGCTGAACGCAGAGACGGTCCGGCAGATCCACGAGAAGAACCCGCACACCGGCGTCGAGATCTTGGCCAACGAGCACAACGCCGACCCCGCGTTCCTCGGGCAGATCTTCGATGCACGACCCGAGGTGTTCGCGCACAACCTCGAGACCGTCCCGCGGCTGTTCAAGCTCATCCGCCCGGCGTTCCGCTACGAGAGGTCGCTGAACGTGCTCACGCAGAGCCGCGAGGCAGGGCTCATCACCAAATCGAACCTCATCCTCGGCATGGGCGAAGAGCCCGCCGAGGTCGTCGAGGCCATGCAGGATCTGCACGACGCAGGTTGCGACATCCTCACCATCACGCAATACCTGCGGCCCACGCCGCGGCACCACCCCATCGACCGGTGGGTCAAGCCCGACGAGTTCATCGAGTACAAGCAGGAGGCCGAGCGGATCGGCTTCTTGGGTGTGCTCGCCGGCCCGCTCGTGCGCTCGTCGTACCGCGCCGGCCGCCTCTGGGCTCAGTCGATGATCTCCAAAGGGCGCGAGATCCCCGAGCATCTCGCGCACATCGCCGCCGACGTGCACGTCGAGCGCGGGTTCGCGCAGGCCGTCTGA
- a CDS encoding alpha/beta fold hydrolase has product MVADAHGPLRVFVHGSGRSGTAAWPAQDHAAGVFVAFDKDTPIEERVATLQAEHAGRPVVVFAHSIGAVPVALAAHGGILDIRALVLVEPALYDIARGESAIERHIAIHAEARAQAEQGDLRSFWAIVRPVMFGGPFAEEKWGAEESFAAQWARAELPWGHGIRRDALRGIPTLVVTGEWNEEYETIARRLVEEGAEHRVLSGAGHRAQDLPAFEAIATAFLASVGSGSGPRLVRTRGG; this is encoded by the coding sequence ATGGTTGCAGATGCGCACGGACCCCTCCGCGTGTTCGTCCATGGCAGCGGCCGCTCCGGAACGGCCGCGTGGCCGGCGCAGGATCATGCCGCCGGGGTCTTTGTGGCCTTCGACAAAGACACGCCCATCGAGGAGCGCGTCGCCACCCTCCAGGCCGAACACGCAGGCAGGCCGGTAGTGGTCTTCGCGCACTCGATCGGTGCGGTGCCGGTCGCACTGGCGGCGCACGGCGGCATCCTCGACATCCGCGCGTTGGTCCTCGTGGAGCCCGCCCTGTACGACATCGCCCGCGGCGAGTCCGCCATCGAACGCCACATCGCCATCCATGCCGAAGCACGCGCGCAGGCCGAGCAGGGAGACCTGCGTTCCTTCTGGGCGATCGTGCGTCCCGTGATGTTCGGCGGTCCCTTCGCCGAGGAGAAATGGGGCGCCGAAGAGTCCTTCGCCGCGCAGTGGGCGCGCGCGGAGCTGCCCTGGGGACATGGCATCCGCCGCGACGCGCTGCGCGGCATCCCGACTCTCGTGGTCACCGGCGAATGGAACGAGGAATACGAGACGATTGCACGAAGGCTCGTCGAGGAGGGCGCTGAGCATCGGGTGCTCAGCGGCGCCGGACATCGTGCTCAAGACCTCCCGGCATTCGAGGCGATCGCGACGGCGTTCCTCGCCAGCGTCGGTTCCGGCTCCGGCCCGCGTCTCGTCAGGACCCGGGGCGGATGA